A genome region from Gigantopelta aegis isolate Gae_Host chromosome 3, Gae_host_genome, whole genome shotgun sequence includes the following:
- the LOC121367893 gene encoding protein DD3-3-like, whose protein sequence is MVGDKVRQCTLRSVLRKQVCDRTFDENYFNMSACLYLICFVLVLVNADIYLHNPRGSNNRLDERRRPRTNANRMFNSENNNRGGYNVGSLYYYQGSRLGIEWTTQHSCADANSHCELVLQYMCSDHIRDGATTGTIPENLAQCEDNNCNTDRRFGMHEDYNYYLECRLRQRNKGLFTADQDRNRQTARNTRQNAAGTRYGYECPEEHDYYPYWHPTPWKDIAVMTNNVKRCQYYQTESENVKSRWACVIPHAVLEENKGKGLIIPNNKEECQKFRWPKNDNNGVRGEWKEFPSHGLPAPDCRETEFTRDNHLGNGLGGHPNLYNWTVPNLDHEKCILRMRYNVSTNDYDGWSANSDLNALKRNTASKVNLADKYGFESQDTAQSRGYVFKNNPQVKLFGDADFSLRLAINTAQFGRTFEDRSHSFAIRPRPADLEGQTIHNLNVRGKRGNIVQVYPGVEYDFVPNTLEAGIGDYVHIQWTGSNTNPANNDGQGLAGTDRNNIVLLAAQKYPEGNGVAYGPGERFGHFGVNYPMHLSNTTFLGLSNRSMETLAFSDPGQFRGEMSELDDAGTYFDLGPRKITQTGTYHYMCTRNNNFSNRDQKARVSVYPYQVQYYAVGYMGGSVSTSDGNAQMIVDEGVFASLQKLKLEVWSKTEGENKLKAAKSTLSVGDDYASDFFVISPQSSLTTDGKTFTFEMKVDDSGSNVDVYRSNSDTFATWTKVDGDISGGVARLRLDRGGVFVARSQSNVALIVGVTIACIVLVAVVIGGVLYFRRHPSKWQAIGTKCRKAERSLQQEL, encoded by the exons ATGGTTGGTGACAAGGTACGACAATGCACATTACGAAGTGTTTTACGTAAACAAGTTTGTGATCGAACCTTTGATGAAAACTACTTTAACATGTCTGCCTGTTTATACCTGATATGTTTTGTACTGGTTCTTGTAAATGctgatatatatttacataatccAAG GGGAAGTAATAATCGACTAGATGAGAGACGACGACCTCGGACCAATGCTAACAG GATGTTTAATTCGGAAAACAATAATCGAGGTGGCTACAATGTGGGCTCGCTGTATTATTACCAAGGATCTCGACTGGGGATAGAGTG gACTACCCAACATTCGTGTGCTGATGCTAACAGCCACTGTGAACTGGTGTTGCAGTACATGTGTTCAGACCACATCAGGGATGGAGCCACAACCGG AACGATCCCTGAAAACCTGGCTCAGTGTGAAGACAATAACTGTAATACAGACCGACGCTTCGGCATGCATGAAGACTACAACTACTACCTCGAGTGCAGACTACGACAGCGCAATAAGGGACTCTTTACAGCTGATCAG gatcGTAATCGTCAAACAGCTAGAAACACCCGTCAGAATGCAGCAGGAACACGCTATGGCTATGAATGCCCCGAAGAGCATGATTATTACCCATACTGGCACCCGACACCATGGAAA GACATTGCTGTGATGACCAACAACGTAAAGCGCTGTCAGTATTACCAGACGGAGAGTGAAAATGTTAAGTCGAGATGGGCCTGCGTGATCCCACACGCAGTGCTAGAAGAAAATAAAGGAAAGGGATTAATTATACCAAATAACAAAGAGGAATGTCAG AAATTTCGGTGGCCCAAAAATGACAACAATGGTGTAAGAGGAGAATGGAAAGAATTCCCTTCACATGGATTACCTGCCCCTGATTGTAGAGAGACTGAGTTTACTCGTGACAATCACCTTGGTAATGGACTTGGAGGTCACCCTAACTTGTACAACTGGACTGTACCCAACctggaccatgaaaaatgtataCTGAGAATGAG GTACAACGTCTCCACTAATGATTATGATGGTTGGTCAGCCAACTCGGACCTAAACGCACTGAAGCGGAATACTGCTAGTAAAGTGAACCTGGCAGACAAGTACGGCTTTGAGTCGCAGGATACAGCTCAGTCTCGTGGCTACGTGTTCAAGAATAACCCACAGGTCAAGTTGTTCGGTGATGCCGACTTCTCCCTCAGACTGGCCATCAACACGGCCCAGTTTGGTCGAACCTTTGAAGATAG ATCACATTCTTTTGCCATTCGCCCCAGACCAGCAGATCTTGAAGGACAGACTATTCACAACTTGAACGTACGGGGAAAACGAGGAAATATTGTACAGGTGTATCCAGGGGTGGAGTACGACTTTGTACCCAACACACTGGAGGCAGGCATAGGAGATTATGTTCACATTCA ATGGACTGGTTCAAATACAAATCCTGCTAACAATGATGGCCAGGGTTTGGCAGGCACCGACCGAAACAACATTGTCCTGCTGGCAGCTCAGAAGTACCCAGAAGGCAATGGGGTGGCTTATGGACCGGGAGAGAGGTTTGGCCACTTTGGTGTGAACTATCCCATGCATCTGTCAAACACCACATTCCTGGGACTGTCCAACAGATCCATGGAGACTCTGGCTTTCAGTGATCCTG GTCAGTTCAGAGGTGAGATGTCTGAGCTGGATGATGCTGGTACGTACTTTGACCTCGGCCCCCGTAAGATCACGCAGACCGGTACATACCACTACATGTGTACGAGAAACAACAACTTCTCTAACCGAGACCAGAAGGCCCGGGTGTCTGTCTACCCGTATCAAGTACAGTACTACGCTGTCGGCTACATGGGAGGCAGTGTGTCAACATCAGATGG aaATGCTCAAATGATTGTGGACGAGGGAGTGTTTGCTTCACTTCAGAAACTCAAACTAGAAGTGTGGTCCAAGACTGAaggagaaaacaaactgaaggCAGCAAAATCAACTTTGTCT GTGGGTGATGACTATGCCAGTGATTTCTTTGTAATTTCTCCCCAATCTTCACTGACAACTGACGGAAAAACATTTACCTTTGAAATGAAGGTAGATGATTCAGGTTCCAATGTCGATGTGTATCGATCGAATTCGGACACTTTTGCCACATGGACTAAAGTTGATGGTGACATTAGCGGAGGAGTGGCAAGATTACGGTTGGACAGAGGTGGAGTGTTTGTGGCACGCAGTCAGTCCAATGTTGCTCTTATTGTGGGAGTGACAATCGCATGTATCGTTTTGGTTGCTGTGGTGATTGGGGGAGTGTTGTATTTCCGACGTCATCCAAGCAAGTGGCAAGCCATAGGGACAAAGTGCAGAAAGGCTGAAAGATCTCTCCAGCAGGAGTTGTAG